One window of Labilithrix sp. genomic DNA carries:
- a CDS encoding methyltransferase domain-containing protein, translating into MTEPRVLSTSVGELPLEEYHLRLEGRAWRILHTGAVLSHEDEQRFLGAEVRLPYGIVLWPAAIALAHELVARTLRGKRVLEIGAGTGLPGIVAATLGAHVVQTDVHEVALAVCKMNAARNDVAAIEQRLGDWTAWTDTDRYDVILGSDVMYGTTMHPHLAHIFETNLAPGGVVLLSDPFRKSSFALPEAMAARGWRASVNKWTVGIRPPERPVGVFELTR; encoded by the coding sequence ATGACGGAGCCGCGGGTGCTCAGCACGTCGGTCGGGGAGCTGCCGCTCGAGGAGTATCACCTGCGCCTCGAGGGACGCGCGTGGCGCATCCTCCATACTGGCGCGGTCCTGAGCCACGAGGACGAGCAGCGGTTCCTCGGGGCCGAGGTTCGCCTGCCGTACGGCATCGTGCTGTGGCCCGCGGCGATCGCGCTCGCGCACGAGCTCGTCGCGCGCACGCTGCGCGGCAAGCGCGTGCTCGAGATCGGCGCCGGCACCGGGCTCCCCGGCATCGTCGCGGCGACGCTCGGGGCGCACGTCGTCCAGACGGACGTGCACGAGGTCGCGCTCGCGGTGTGCAAGATGAACGCGGCGCGCAACGACGTGGCGGCGATCGAGCAGCGCCTCGGCGACTGGACGGCGTGGACCGACACCGATCGCTACGACGTCATCCTCGGCTCCGACGTCATGTACGGCACGACGATGCACCCGCACCTGGCGCACATCTTCGAGACGAACCTCGCGCCGGGCGGCGTCGTCCTCCTCTCCGATCCGTTCCGGAAATCGAGCTTCGCCCTGCCCGAGGCGATGGCGGCGCGAGGCTGGCGCGCCTCGGTCAACAAGTGGACGGTGGGCATTCGGCCGCCCGAGCGCCCGGTCGGCGTCTTCGAGCTCACGAGGTGA